The Flavobacteriales bacterium genome contains the following window.
TTTCGGCCGTATTGTTAAAAGAAGCTGCTGATAAGGTAAAGGAAGTGCTAGCATAATTAAAATAAGTTGTTAAAATAAAAAAAAGCGAGGTATATACCTCGCTTTTTTTTATTTTAACAAAGATTCATTTAAAAAAAATATTTTTTAACTTGAAGGGTTTATTCCAACTTGATAACATAATAATCCAGAATATAATAGAAAAAGAGAAAATTATAAATGTTTGCGTGTTAGCGAATTCAATCAATAAATTAAACCAAGCATGAAGTGTTACTGCTACAATAATTGATTTGGATTTGTTTACACTTTCTCCAAAAATGTAGGAGAGAATTGAGTTAGGTAAAATAAAAATAAGAGGTCTTAATATTCTTGCAAATATTCCACCTGATAAGGTTCGGGTTGTAAAATGCCAAAACTCCCACATAGCCCCAATAATAAGGTAGCGTTTCCATTTAGGAAGATGATTTAGTTGATCTTGCATAAATCCACGCCAGCCTAGTTCTTCACCAAGAGTAAACAGAAATACTCCACCTAAGTATATTATAATTTTAGTAAAAGATACATTATACTCTCCCCAAAAAATAAAAGCAATCATAGGTACTCCCCAAAACAAAAGACTTCTTAAAATTGAGGTTCCGAACAAGGTGATTGTTTTAATAACTTTTTCCTTAAAGATTAAACTACAAATAATAGCAGACAATCCTGGACCCCACATAATTAGGCTTGTTTTAATAACAATATCTAAATCTAAGCCTTCCCAATGATCTGAATAGACATCCCTCCATAAAAAGAATGGCCAAGAAAATAAACAGGCTAAAAAATAGTATACTATTATTGGTTTATATCGTACTAA
Protein-coding sequences here:
- a CDS encoding CPBP family intramembrane metalloprotease, with translation MKIFLVRYKPIIVYYFLACLFSWPFFLWRDVYSDHWEGLDLDIVIKTSLIMWGPGLSAIICSLIFKEKVIKTITLFGTSILRSLLFWGVPMIAFIFWGEYNVSFTKIIIYLGGVFLFTLGEELGWRGFMQDQLNHLPKWKRYLIIGAMWEFWHFTTRTLSGGIFARILRPLIFILPNSILSYIFGESVNKSKSIIVAVTLHAWFNLLIEFANTQTFIIFSFSIIFWIIMLSSWNKPFKLKNIFFK